A stretch of DNA from Saccharomycodes ludwigii strain NBRC 1722 chromosome I, whole genome shotgun sequence:
attaaaatcagACATATCACCATCTTCTATGATATTCAGAAACTTGTTGATATTAGAAGATGATTTAAGAAGACAATACAAACAACAAGTTATATTGAAATACGAATTCACATGTTTTCTAAGTACATTGACTGGGTTTGCGGGATTTGCATTCTATCATTTATACATTATTGGTAATTATACTAATTTTTActatcaatttattttatgttttatattaataactatTGCACTATTTCATTTGAGTGGAGAATATAGAAGAACTATTGTAATACCTagaaagtttttttctttcacaAATAAGGGATTGAGGCAATTTAATACCAAATTGGTTAAGAATTATTACACATTGCAGCATTTCATTTATAACACAATATTAGTTGAGAAATTGATTGATATCTTGCTAAGTTTAAACATATCGATCATCAATAAGCTAATGGCAATAGCGAACGACAGTTATACTTTGAATAGCGATACAGATAATAACAGCGGCATTGTTACCGGTGCCACCGATTCCAAGGGGAACAACAACGTGCTTAAAAGGGTAGCAATTAAAATAAGTAAACATGTGGATTTTAcattacaaaaaagaaagatatGGTTTCAAACCAATTTACAAAACGATGTTAAGTTAATTCTCAACCCAAGAGCTTTTAGCAATGAAATCAGAGAAGGATGGGAGCTTTATAGAGACGAGTTCTGGGCAAGAGAAAGACAAAGAAGATACAAAAGATTATGTGAAAGGATGGAAAAGTTGTGAAGTGggtcaacaaaaaaataaaataaaataaaaaataaaagcagTACGTAATAAAATGACTGAGTCAGAGTAGCGGTTCTGAATTATTAGGTCGTTTGtttcatttatatttattgtatgaaaacaattcaataataaaccTTCTCatcatatatatgtatgtatgtgTGTAATTCTATTGTATACTTTTATAAGTCGATATTTTGTCATCgctatcattattaaaacagaaaaataataattgccTGAGTATTATCTCTCGGAATAGtgatttgtttttcagATTTTGAACTTCTCAAAAATTAGAGtatccaaatattttgcaACATGGCCCACTAATAAACATTGGCTGCTGATTTGATCGAACAAATGGACTTTAAATCAATTACAAAGTAGGAAgagagggaaaaaaaagaatgaatGGATATACataagaaaaggaaaaaaaaaaaaaaaggaggaaATAAAGATTAGGGTTGAATCTTACAactattttgatttttatatacGCAAGGATATGAAAGAAGACTATTTAAAACACAGAAAAAGGGAACTTAAAAAAaccaccaaaaaaattgtgaatttcgtttttaaaatataaaaatattgagtAAAAAAgggcattttttttttttttccttttactttttatttttttttattgacgAGACAAACTGCCATAGTCCGAATGTCCATTATatgattatatttttatcagaGCGTTTAAGTAAGAAAAGGGAGAGAGCGGGCGGGagttgtttttaatttttcattaaaaaaaaagaaaaagaaaaaaacaaaaataggCTCAGAATGCCAACAaatcattcttttttttttttttcctcttaattaatttattcatttctCCCTTTTTTATCCttccaacaaaaaaaaaaaaaaaaaaaaaaaaaatatttaaataaaataaaattataatattacgattattattattattattattactatcactactttttattttatttttgcacaggaagaagaattctttatataatacaaacaaaataaaagtcgtatttttattatatataattttaatccgtttgatttcttttttctattccttatacttttatttcaatttatccattttttttgttctttttttttttaatggttgTCATTTAATCTTAATTCTATCAATAATCTTCATTCCAACCTTTATATTTCCCTTTAGCATTTGCTACTCCATAATATATACGTCTGAGTCTCAAGTACATGAACAGGACAAAAATCCACATCTAGCAGGGGGTTATATAGAAACAtacttttatctttatttaaaataagattacaacaaatataaaaagcCATTACCATATAACAATTATCAtcaaaccaaaaaaaaaaaataaacaaaaaaaaaaaaaaaaaaaagaaaaaaaaaaaaaaagaaaaagttaatatcaccaaatattgttatttttctcttttaaattCCACATTTGTCTTTGATTCtgtttttccattttttctGTCATTGAACTCTAACTTATCTCTTAattcattaatttattaattgtcaaacattttttttttttttgactcTCCTAAAAAGCAAGTTTCATTTCTAAATCTATATCCTCTTCAAACAATCAGTGAGAAAAGAGgggaaaataatataacaacaaaagaaaaaaaaaagaaaaagaaaaagaaaaggaaaaaaaaaaacaacaacaacaacaataacaacaaagcAATTAAcaagaataaaaacaattaattttCCTTTCATCATACCTTATAAACTAGTTAATTAAAATTCAAGATGATGCGTGGTTTCAAgcaaaagattaaaaaggCGGCTAGTGGTACTGGTATTGGTAGTAGCAGCAGTAGCAATCACactagtagtagtagtagagATAGCAAGGAAAAAGACAAGGATAATGCTAATAGTAATGTCGGCAACAATACCACATCAAGTAGTAACtctgacaataataataataatagagaGTTGAAGAATAAATTGTCTTCAGGCTCTTTAAAGAGATCgaattcaaaaaaagtatCAAGTAGCGGCAACTctagtagtaataacagTTCATCTTCCAAAAAAGGTTCATCCTCTAAAAGTTCATCGTCATCAAAATCTTCCTCCAGTAAATCAAGTAACAACGCTACAGGGAGTAGTAGTGGTGATACTGGTAATACCAAAAAtggtagtggtagtagcagtagtaaAAACAGTACCAACAGAAGTAGTAGCAAAAGTAAtgttaataatggtaataagAGTAATAGAAGTCACCACAAAGAGCATAAAAGTTCTTCAAAAGAATCAAGTAATAGCATACAATCCAGTACATTTTCATCACCCAGCACCACTACCGGTAGTAgtccaactacctctatAAATGTTGATGGATCATCCTCCTTGTTGGTATCATCATCTGCAAGTACTCCTGGAGAAACATCCTCCTCTAGTATCAACAACACTAGCACGCCACAAAGCACACATGGCAATTCGGGCCATCcaacattattaaaagCTGCAGTTGTTAGCCAGCCACATTCGTCAACACAGCAACATTATAACGATACTGAAAACAGTGTTGGTAATAGTACGTCGAGTGTTCCAGGTACTAATGCTGACGTCGGTAATGCTGTTAATGACAATAGCAATGGTGTCCATAATGACACCGGCAGTACCAACATGTCTTCCCCAAATATAGATATACCCAGGTCTTCACACTCTTTTGATCATTTACCAACGCCATCGAAAAATTCGTTGAATCCAGACGTTGATTTAGAACTAATTAAAACACCACAGCGTCAAACATCCTCCAGATTTGAACCCAGTCGCTATACCCAATTGACTAAACTACCTAATTTTGATGAAGTTCCAATCAAAGAGCAAGTTTCCTTATTTTTAGCCAAGGTTGACCAATGTAAGACCATGTTTGATTTTACTGATCCTAGTTTTGATATTCAGGGTAAAGAAATCAAGAGAATTACTTTACAAGAATTAATTGAGTTTATAGTAACGAATAGACTAACCTACACGGAGGAAATGTATTGTAATGTTGTTGATATGTTTAAGATTAATTTATTCAGGCCCATTCCACCTCCAGTCAATCCACAAGGTGATGTTTATGATccagatgaagatgaaccTGTCAATGAGTTAGCATGGCCTCATATGCAGTTAGTGTAtgagttttttttacgaTTTGTAGAAAGTCCGGATTTCAATCATACCATAGCTAAGCATTATATTgatcatttatttatattaaatttgttGCAATTATTTGATAGTGAAGACATTAGGGAAAGGGATTGTCTAAAAACAACTTTGCACAGGATCTATGGTAAATTTTTGAGTTTGAGAAGTTTTATTCGTCGTTCGATAAGTAacatttttcttcaatttaCTTATGAAACTGAAAAGTTTAACGGTATAGCCGAATTGTTAGAGATATTGGGgtctattattaatgggTTTGCTTTACCTTTAAAAGAGGAACacaagatttttttaatcagGGTTCTAATTCCGTTACATAAAGTTAGATGTTTAAGCTTGTACCATCCGCAATTGGCTTATTGTATTGTGCAGTTTTTGGAAAAGGAACCGTTGTTAACAGAAGAAGTCGTTATGGGCCTATTAAGGTTTTGGCCCAAGACAAATTCATCCAAGGAAATTATGTTTTTGAATGAGGTTGAAGACATATTTGAAGTTATTGAACCATTAgagtttattaaaattgaagTTCCATTGAGTGTGCAACTATCAAAATGCATTGCATCTCCTCATTTTCAAGTTGCTGAAAAAGTATTAAGCTACTGGAAcaatgaatattttttaaatttatgcATTGAGAATGCGGATGTCATTCTACCTATattatttccaaatttaTATGAATTATCATGTCAATTACAAGTTGATTCTGCGTCATCCCGAACAATGGACAGTTCAGGAGGTGAAATAATGGATGCAGGTGCTTGCAAGAAAAGTAACCTTGATTGTGATTCTGATTCAAACTCTGATTACgattttgaagaaaaattaaagaatatGGAAGACATTAATCAATTATTACTGCAAGATCAAGACCCATATTTGTTGGTTGAACAAGCTATAAATTCAGGTTCATGGAACCGTGCAATTCATGCGATGGCATTTAAggcattaaaaatattcttgGAAACAAACTATCCTTTATATGAACAATgtcaaaaattatatttagaGCATTGCAAAGAAAATAAGATGAATAGAAAACTACAGAAGAGGCAAAAGTTGGAAAATTGGGATCGTTTGGAGGAAGTtgtcaaagaaaaattaaaaataaaagatggAAATACGCCATGAgttttattcatttttttttttttctctcaattttttttttgattcaaAGAGGAAAATATGGTTGAATTGAATATGAGTAATGTGTATATGTCTTTTTCTatcttttatcttttatcttttatcttttatcttttatatttatatttatatttttatttttatttttattttcttccttGTTGATTACTTTACTTTATCtttatattctttattgttattattattattaattattattgcgGTTGATGTTGGGCACAtgctttatttattataattactTAGGTATTGGTTGCACCGaccagaaaaaaataagagcatagcaacttttttaatatatggCAAGTTTAGtaacaattaaatatatatgtatgtacGTTTCCGTCTTGCCTTTACGCATCGACTGTTGctagtattattactatttacCACAcaatattatcaaataGGGACAAAGACGATGTTGATGTAACATCACCTGCGCTGTTTTCTTATGAAAAACTTAACTATTTGTCATTTCCTATAGTAATGTAATAAACGAGTTGTAGAAcgtttattaaatatataaatacctggttatatatatatgtatgtataaCTATTGCATTCGACAATTAGATTATATTCCTTTGTTCAATTCTAATatattactaataaaaattgtatttttaatattaaaaaaaaatatatattcacacacacacacacacacatatatatatacaaaaatatgataTTGAATTTAATAACTAAGTGCAACAAAGGCAATGGCATTTCCAGTGTTATGGCTTCTTCACCCTTAAccagattattattatctaagAGCAacataattttaaaaaaaaataaaattaatactattaatgTTGCTAAATGTAGATTATCTACCTTAAGCAAAATAAAGTATAATTATAGCAGCTCtaacaatgataaattTAACCAATATGGTAgaaatactaaaaaaattttattctttgGCAGTATCCCACTGGTTTCGTTGGCCTGTCTAGCAACTGCTGATGATAATGGgtccttcttttctttgatTAAACCGCAAGTTTTGCACAATGATACGTTATCTACTCCTGCTATCAGTAAtcatagtaataataatgaagagTTATTGTTAACCTCAGagcaaagaaaaagaagggtTTTTTATAGACAGTTATGTGTTGGATCAATTTTGGGTTTAATAACAGGTATAATTGTGGGTAAATTAAgtggtgttattatttgggTATTTATGAGtagttgtttatttatccaattTTTGGTAAGCAGAGGCGTTCTATCCAGAAACACTTCGTTATTGAGTGTTTCAGGATTAAATACTACTGACTTTACCTACAATTATTGTAACACCGGAACATCTACTATTACAAGTCAATTGAAGACTAGTTTGCATAAGATTTTTGGTTATTTGATGGAAAATCCTGTTTTCAAAgcttcttttattttgtcGTTTGGTTTAGCATCAGTTAACATCTGATAATTTAAATGGGGGGGGGGTTGTATTTACCGCCCCGATGTTTTCGGGTAATTAGATGTATATACGAGTGGGAACTTTTTAGAATaagataaaatttttttttttttttttttttttttttttttttttttttttacataaTCAGTCAAATCATTTTACTTTATAacgtcaaaaaaaaaaaagataacaattttcttaatacacacatatatatatagccCCTATTTGTAATTACTAAAAGGTTTAAAACAGATTTAAAGGAAAGAACAATATTTGCAGAGAAGTAACTAACCATAGCAAGGAAAACAATGTCTTCTTCATCCTCAATACTTCATAGCAGTAATAcgaacaataaaaaaaaaacatataatttcaaaataaccAAATTTGTATCCAGCgaatataattttgatCCAAGAGATACCAAAATATGTGAATTTTATAATCCGAGGGCCGCAGCTATTGCTGCTGCCAATATATCTGGTGGCAGTGCAGCTACATCtactagtaataataataataataataatggtattgGCAACAAAGCACGTCATAATCCAGCACATATGACCTGTCCCAACGGTCTTAATTGTCCCaataaacatatattacctaatttcaataataaaattgtttgcAAACATTGGCTTAGAGGGTtgtgtaaaaaaaataataattgtgAATATTTACATGAATATAATTTACGGAAAATGCCAGAATgtgtatttttcaataagaATGGATATTGTACGAGTACCAACGAGTGTCCGTATCTACATATAGACCCAAGAACAGGACACCCAATATTGAAAGATAGTATAACTGGTAATGATAGTGGTGGTAATGATGGCTTGGGTAGTAATGAAAATGGGACAAAAGACGAAGTTATCATAGAGGAATGTGAAGCTTATAAGCAAGGGTTCTGTGCAATGGGACCAAACTGCAAATTTAAGCAcataaaaaacaagaagCTATGCTTGAGGTATTTAAATGGGTTTTGTCCTGTCGGTAGTTCAGAATGCGAGGATGAACATCCATGCTTGAcacaatttttaattgagaAATTGAAGATCAAAAACGATTTAGATATCAATACTAAGAAGAATGATGCTATTAAAGAGGCTAGATTGAATGCATTAATTAATGGGGAACCAATGCCAGCTTAATGgaatatatgtatatgtatatatatataagtgaCGGTTGTTATTACAAGtaaaaccatttttttaaggtGTATATCATTTTGTACGAATTGGTATGGAATTACTTATGTTTTGGTTTGTGTATAGGA
This window harbors:
- the SPO7 gene encoding Nem1-Spo7 phosphatase regulatory subunit SPO7 (similar to Saccharomyces cerevisiae YAL009W | SPO7 | SPOrulation), with protein sequence MENITINIEASDKTILKKTSRSSSISSNSTMNTTSTKILKSDISPSSMIFRNLLILEDDLRRQYKQQVILKYEFTCFLSTLTGFAGFAFYHLYIIGNYTNFYYQFILCFILITIALFHLSGEYRRTIVIPRKFFSFTNKGLRQFNTKLVKNYYTLQHFIYNTILVEKLIDILLSLNISIINKLMAIANDSYTLNSDTDNNSGIVTGATDSKGNNNVLKRVAIKISKHVDFTLQKRKIWFQTNLQNDVKLILNPRAFSNEIREGWELYRDEFWARERQRRYKRLCERMEKL
- the RTS1 gene encoding protein phosphatase 2A regulatory subunit RTS1 (similar to Saccharomyces cerevisiae YOR014W | RTS1 | Rox Three Suppressor); translated protein: MMRGFKQKIKKAASGTGIGSSSSSNHTSSSSRDSKEKDKDNANSNVGNNTTSSSNSDNNNNNRELKNKLSSGSLKRSNSKKVSSSGNSSSNNSSSSKKGSSSKSSSSSKSSSSKSSNNATGSSSGDTGNTKNGSGSSSSKNSTNRSSSKSNVNNGNKSNRSHHKEHKSSSKESSNSIQSSTFSSPSTTTGSSPTTSINVDGSSSLLVSSSASTPGETSSSSINNTSTPQSTHGNSGHPTLLKAAVVSQPHSSTQQHYNDTENSVGNSTSSVPGTNADVGNAVNDNSNGVHNDTGSTNMSSPNIDIPRSSHSFDHLPTPSKNSLNPDVDLELIKTPQRQTSSRFEPSRYTQLTKLPNFDEVPIKEQVSLFLAKVDQCKTMFDFTDPSFDIQGKEIKRITLQELIEFIVTNRLTYTEEMYCNVVDMFKINLFRPIPPPVNPQGDVYDPDEDEPVNELAWPHMQLVYEFFLRFVESPDFNHTIAKHYIDHLFILNLLQLFDSEDIRERDCLKTTLHRIYGKFLSLRSFIRRSISNIFLQFTYETEKFNGIAELLEILGSIINGFALPLKEEHKIFLIRVLIPLHKVRCLSLYHPQLAYCIVQFLEKEPLLTEEVVMGLLRFWPKTNSSKEIMFLNEVEDIFEVIEPLEFIKIEVPLSVQLSKCIASPHFQVAEKVLSYWNNEYFLNLCIENADVILPILFPNLYELSCQLQVDSASSRTMDSSGGEIMDAGACKKSNLDCDSDSNSDYDFEEKLKNMEDINQLLLQDQDPYLLVEQAINSGSWNRAIHAMAFKALKIFLETNYPLYEQCQKLYLEHCKENKMNRKLQKRQKLENWDRLEEVVKEKLKIKDGNTP
- the FUN14 gene encoding Fun14p (similar to Saccharomyces cerevisiae YAL008W | FUN14 | Function Unknown Now) gives rise to the protein MILNLITKCNKGNGISSVMASSPLTRLLLSKSNIILKKNKINTINVAKCRLSTLSKIKYNYSSSNNDKFNQYGRNTKKILFFGSIPLVSLACLATADDNGSFFSLIKPQVLHNDTLSTPAISNHSNNNEELLLTSEQRKRRVFYRQLCVGSILGLITGIIVGKLSGVIIWVFMSSCLFIQFLVSRGVLSRNTSLLSVSGLNTTDFTYNYCNTGTSTITSQLKTSLHKIFGYLMENPVFKASFILSFGLASVNI
- the YTH1 gene encoding cleavage polyadenylation factor RNA-binding subunit YTH1 (similar to Saccharomyces cerevisiae YPR107C | YTH1 | Yeast THirty kDa Homolog), with product MSSSSSILHSSNTNNKKKTYNFKITKFVSSEYNFDPRDTKICEFYNPRAAAIAAANISGGSAATSTSNNNNNNNGIGNKARHNPAHMTCPNGLNCPNKHILPNFNNKIVCKHWLRGLCKKNNNCEYLHEYNLRKMPECVFFNKNGYCTSTNECPYLHIDPRTGHPILKDSITGNDSGGNDGLGSNENGTKDEVIIEECEAYKQGFCAMGPNCKFKHIKNKKLCLRYLNGFCPVGSSECEDEHPCLTQFLIEKLKIKNDLDINTKKNDAIKEARLNALINGEPMPA